A stretch of the Glandiceps talaboti chromosome 23, keGlaTala1.1, whole genome shotgun sequence genome encodes the following:
- the LOC144452897 gene encoding ganglioside GM2 activator-like produces the protein MNITSLIFVVSLIWLGSNTVIADFQDFTWQQCGGRDITVSELSISPMPLASQSDVEFAYNLTVDELMDGTTVDVTLKKIRKIWGFEYKVKVPCIRNIGSCSYDLCDVVEYFGKIECLPTPNDVCQCPPPSGLYQGDRSFYLGDELEHVAPIINGNYEVTIHVRHPGGNLAGCLKAELSLDVESIFG, from the exons atgaatattacatCCCTGATTTTTGTTGTGTCTCTGATATGGTTGGGATCAAACACTGTGATTGCTGACTTCCAGGATTTCACTTGGCAGCAGTGTGGAG GACGTGACATCACAGTCTCTGAGCTATCCATTTCTCCAATGCCGCTGGCATCCCAAAGTGATGTTGAATTCGCCTACAATTTGACTGTGGATGAGTTAATGGATGGTACAACAGTTGATgtaacactgaaaaaaattcGAAAGATCTGGGGTTTTGAATATAAAGTAAAAGTCCCTTGTATCCGGAACATTGGATCCTG TTCATATGATTTATGTGATGTGGTAGAATACTTTGGTAAAATCGAATGTTTACCAACTCCAAATGACGTATGCCAATGTCCTCCACCTTCTGGACTTTACCAAGGCGACCGATCTTTTTATCTTGGTGACGAGTTAGAACATGTAGCCCCGATTATAAAC GGCAACTATGAAGTAACAATTCATGTGAGACATCCTGGTGGCAATTTGGCAGGCTGTTTGAAAGCTGAACTGAGCTTGGACGTCGAATCGATTTTTGGATAG
- the LOC144452617 gene encoding uncharacterized protein LOC144452617 produces MMNASLLGLLVCVLFGAITINAADPFEFTWNKCSGSGSDDDVSFKNLTLSPMPLSLPGIANMTYVVDVRQLTSETNVFVELVRVVDLGWLGKWRVGILCIAGYGSCNYKLCNPVDFVKDLLCPEDNCQCPPVDGRHKDDSSLNINDIPSALSFVTDGNYEAKITIKHADGKLAGCVKVTFSLGG; encoded by the exons ATGATGAATGCTTCGCTTCTTGGATTACTTGTGTGTGTGCTGTTTGGTGCAATCACCATCAACGCTGCCGATCCCTTTGAATTCACTTGGAACAAGTGTAGCG GATCCGGAAGTGACGATGACGTAAGCTTTAAAAATCTGACGCTTTCCCCTATGCCTCTGTCGCTCCCTGGCATTGCAAATATGACGTATGTTGTGGATGTAAGACAACTGACGAGTGAGACAAATGTCTTCGTAGAGCTGGTAAGAGTTGTCGACTTAGGCTGGTTGGGAAAATGGCGTGTGGGTATACTGTGCATTGCTGGATACGGTTCCTG TAATTACAAATTGTGCAATCCGGTGGACTTTGTTAAAGATCTGCTGTGTCCAGAAGATAACTGTCAATGTCCACCAGTAGATGGTCGTCACAAGGATGATAGCTCACTTAACATCAATGATATACCTTCTGCACTGTCTTTTGTCACCGAC GGCAACTACGAAGCAAAAATTACTATCAAACACGCCGATGGTAAATTGGCAGGTTGTGTGAAAGTTACCTTTAGTTTGGGAGGTTAA
- the LOC144452919 gene encoding uncharacterized protein LOC144452919, producing the protein MADTSQNDIETSVEVTENRTKETGTTEPAVEETRGDKVAPILWPPSGGDIRIWSILSRQNDGFWQVKTKKSNNIYIVDGKGAYGDKALFRFYPQPPLEEGCARPEPVDDEIPAWIGIPGKRVSGADKSKIYMLQWITDSKGKKTVQAKGYKKPDDARDPPDIPNEDRRSCTFYVQFESLKEYFTFRDTEDSTPGYEKKGGFIKTNNKGDIDRVPGNLTSVSGASRPYNDPGVLYYITDLGYTP; encoded by the exons ATGGCGGATACATCTCAGAATGATATTGAAACAAGTGTCGAGGTGACTGAAAACCGAACCAAGGAGACCGGTACTACTGAACCAGCTGTAGAGGAAACACGTGGTGATAAG GTTGCTCCAATCCTGTGGCCTCCGTCTGGTGGTGATATTCGGATTTGGTCGATATTGAGTCGACAAAACGATGGTTTCTGGCAAGTCAagacaaaaaaatcaaacaatatCTATATAGTTGATGGAAAGGGAGCATACGGTGATAAAG CGCTTTTCCGTTTTTATCCTCAGCCGCCCTTAGAGGAAGGATGTGCTAGACCGGAACCTGTAGATGACGAGATCCCTGCATGGATAGGTATCCCTGGTAAAAGAGTTAGTGGGGCTGATAAATCTAAGATATACATGCTGCAATGGATTACCGATTCCAAAGGGAAGAAAACTGTTCAAGCCAAA GGCTATAAGAAGCCTGATGATGCAAGGGACCCACCTGATATTCCAAATGAGGATCGACGAAGCTGCACTTTCTACGTTCAATTCGAATCACTGAAGGAATACTTCACTTTTCGTGACACCGAGGATTCAACTCCTGGTTATGAAAAGAAAGGTGGTTTCATCAAGACCAATAACAAAGGAGATATTGATAGAGTTCCGGGGAACTTGACAAGTGTGTCTGGTGCAAGTCGTCCTTATAATGACCCAGGAGTTCTGTATTACATCACAGACTTGGGATATACCCCTTGA